One Plasmodium knowlesi strain H genome assembly, chromosome: 10 genomic window carries:
- a CDS encoding ATP-dependent RNA helicase DDX27, putative yields MFFAPSVIVFFLLNLVSTFHLSKVASTSFLCGKDILRNVNSGEKQIIISRNFQRHYNSVNPPKVEHFLCKNEKVDGQNGETCFFKKDQTFSKLLVHPTLVEELKRNNITIPSLIQFDLLQYYNKYFPMLCNIIIGAENGIGKTLSYIIFVLNHILKQSNRNNRVFVLIFQYSGLLTRQCLQVVRRLSRNIKVKCTTLNPAPLTPLNLNPNGNLILITSPVKFATYMKENEDAVTLFLKNLDFLIMDEVDVMFEDPFVKHVKALYEQLSKLANKKYISIVTSSTLSNKGKMSIYQNIKRYVTNSVLIKTNYLHNVHPLVNYHFVNLPTYTVSEKIKAIKRIMSKENYKKTLIFCNTLTSCNNAFSHLSSLFEDIYLFNSSLKKEDQLGILDIFKNSERCILVTTDIIHRGMDIKGITHLFHFDAPTNIVVYTHRNGRISRGASTGDIYLFNDSDNLVTKKIYQLHKKNVKFEDILSRKRSLRKNYKRDLKKSKQGEGKTG; encoded by the exons ATGTTTTTTGCGCCTTctgtaattgttttttttttgctcaatTTAGTAAGTACCTTCCACCTAAGCAAAGTAGCCTCTACTTCATTTCTGTGTGGAAAAGACATTCTTCGAAATGTGAATTCAGGGGAGaaacaaattattatttctaGAAATTTTCAGAGACATTACAACAGTGTGAACCCCCCAAAGGTGGAACACTTTctatgcaaaaatgaaaaagtagaTGGCCAAAATGGAGAGACATGTTTCTTTAAGAAGGACCAAACTTTTTCCAAACTACTTGTTCACCCAACCCTAGTTGAAGAATTGAAGAGGAATAACATCACCATCCCATCACTCATTCAGTTCGACCTCTTGCAgtattataataaatacTTCCCTATGCTGTGCAATATTATCATCGGTGCTGAAAATGGGATTGGCAAAACCTTATCCTACATCATTTTCGTTTTGAACCACATCTTGAAGCAATCCAACAGGAACAACAGAGTCTTCGTCTTGATTTTTCAGTATAGCGGGTTGCTCACTAGACAGTGCCTCCAAGTCGTTCGACGCCTCTCTAG AAACATCAAGGTGAAATGCACCACCCTGAACCCTGCCCCCCTAACTCCATTGAACTTGAACCCAAACGGAAACCTCATTCTGATAACCTCCCCCGTGAAGTTCGCCACCTATATGAAGGAAAACGAAGACGCGGtaactctttttttaaagaaccTAGACTTCCTCATAATGGACGAAGTGGATGTCATGTTCGAAGATCCATTTGTGAAACATGTCAAGGCGCTTTATGAACAATTAAGCAAATTAGCCAACAAGAAATACATCTCCATAGTAACTTCTTCCACCTTGTCcaataaggggaaaatgtCCATATACCAGAACATCAAGAGATACGTAACAAATTCCGTTTTGATAAAGACCAATTACCTGCACAATGTACACCCCCTTGTGAACTACCACTTTGTAAATCTCCCCACGTACACTGttagtgaaaaaataaaagctataaaaaggataatgtccaaagaaaattacaaaaaaactCTCATCTTCTGCAATACACTTACCAGCTGTAATAACGCATTTAGTCATTTGAGCTCCCTTTTTGAAGACATTTACCTTTTCAATTCATcgttaaagaaggaagaccaGCTTGGTATTCTTGACATTTTCAAGAACTCAGAGAGGTGCATTCTCGTGACCACCGATATAATTCACAGAGGAATGGACATCAAAGGAATTACgcatttgtttcattttgatGCGCCCACCAACATTGTGGTTTACACGCATAG AAACGGAAGAATCTCCAGGGGAGCCAGCACAGGAGACATATACCTTTTTAATGACTCAGACAATttggtaacaaaaaaaatttaccagcttcacaaaaaaaacgtcAAATTTGAAGACATCCTTAGCAGGAAAAGGTCTTTGCGAAAGAATTATAAAAGGGACTTAAAAAAATCGAAgcagggggaagggaagacgGGATAA
- a CDS encoding AN1-type zinc finger protein, putative yields the protein MAYFSDFARKCDLDGCRYHDFLPFKCEYCGLSFCELHRNIQDHSCAKANAADLKRVVLCDHCNGVLPDKDEEIKNHVSHKCTFKKKNKSLVMCGKKGCKTVLNGINNYTCKKCKRMFCLSHRYFDTHGCVKENSKKSFFEKYLFFL from the exons ATGGCGTACTTCTCCGACTTCGCGAGAAAGTGTGATCTGGACGGATGTAGATACCATGACTTTCTCCCCTTTAAATGTGAATACTGCGGTTTaagt TTTTGCGAACTGCACAGAAACATTCAAGACCACTCCTGCGCCAAGGCCAACGCAGCAGATTTAAAACGAGTCGTTCTGTGCGACCACTGCAATGGGGTTCTCCCCGAT AAAGacgaagaaataaaaaatcacGTAAGTCACAAATGCAcctttaagaagaagaacaagtcCCTGGTGATGTGCGGCAAGAAGGGCTGCAAAACG GTCCTGAATGGCATCAACAATTACACCTGCAAGAAATGCAAAAGGATGTTCTGCCTGTCCCACCGCTACTTCGACACGCACGGGTGTGTTAAGGAGAACTCCAAGAAGAGTTTTTTCGAAA agtatttgttctttttatag
- a CDS encoding cation transporting P-ATPase, putative encodes MGRVCKADSLPLTYSELTYICFFYLFLLISFLVWCVRKNRFRNQINERHKWKNTESHGKNENVEFFNYIFEQGEEDDSDDIVVRQEGYQNSFVGFALKNASIFLYVCTHIIIVFLIANEYCIHEGAEIFWNDRAFIFFIFLLLCFSITYGILTVRKHLQSFFLKPSLLKESDYVLIYTRSDDYANRGKSSLRRSFFHALSWAKRWYHMLGKRFRHYANVYMSYQAMIKRTLFLEFLKWSFIHGDAEFGSTRSGNSQEERCHPLGGGQKDSHHIKYEDILEDTRLLSGYTRKGYSLGHHEKGANKIAGKATGKTGGKAESRVGNKAEASSPPLTVHKIKVQINEKNMRYFFFRSMKYVYNEEKDAFHNIAHTIEEKVQSLDFNYLLKKGGLNNSEIINNLNDYGYNNIHLEFCSFFKSIKRELLDGIYMFQLFITYKNFFWKEMITSLIWLVISFISVVNKIMKNQKNKREIYDNIQSTNNTVVTVYRNSIVQHVPSSNLTIGDVIIINSKMTMPCDCLLLTGQVLVDESLLTGESRPMKKTCISNLSSFNSFNNRTYSSSSDSFSFGGTSKEKKQQWKNTSPHAANPMSGNFTGNTNHEKFTKGKYQNAKRNFHQNNILYSGTDIISTMNSTESIYAVVISVSIYTYKGKYMQNVLFPNPLLFKYDSQLPIVFLFTILFSLICMYFQIRSLGFNMTSIFYTIGTMSQILPVWTPVVLNMGLNISTNRLKEEKNIRCIAPSRIPICGKIRIFFFDKTGTLTGHKIEFSGVHFSNNVLNEQRVHLSALDNHSRSVSDDTYDVKYESYYPSSKVNMSSVRKNGSPRMESAHPVESSLPHGATSSSGGSSRRDKNFVAPESQKGEDHLVTLDHMDGSGRTNEEGPLAEMDHRDEADRAGGESVRSLYSSVEEEDFPAVADLVQAASSANRNEGDLALGESGLVIGGSGLVVGGSSLVVGGSSLVVGQMGVNTDDMNRVRETPDGDEASQLSSGDVFQSYDETDENKNLENQEKDISPGGEEEHERNPDDGEHIEGGNLSTLPNDEMKIFDEEPFLREEVEQHPPEGNSISIDMDTDESPKRAKKEKENTPIVGRENASQKSAEEEAEQTEGEEAPMRSCHFNESNSSMNSVTSLLYNSKLMWANKATLKNTPPSYHLLVYALAGCACVYSDTNTDNVYGHEIDKRLFEATEMKISNYINKHNMNVKKVSLKINYTYKYFDILKTFEFDYFTKISTTLAYGYFDFGEKIFVVFSKGSFDKIYKKCIKNEEIQFFKKKEQEYSKNGFYVIGLAFRIICGMSFQEILQLPREELEKDMSFLSLIMFSNYIKKDAELVVQTLKSSSIRPVILTGDNAYNCLYVGNKIGLFNSINFYESFLSINMNSNTNTSSNSAEKILNERENLFLSTETKFLSFENFIKSNAQVGKGDEESVLGTAANNFAQSSHQQAEYHADFYVPQREGTDGFGQRRRDGALPIGRTHTKGEEVGKVQNNNLFMGASSKIYRDMDEDYTGGERTTLIQRGQTSAKGGLENGHAPPHQGSSAKSRNSYNSVDEYKADRGSEDRGEEEPFLEAVSQMNPPQSKNSYYIYEQNEQRSENVIIYGYVQEASSDLIFVNIQNDKRVNSEEVLFGNMYKEIILTGEAYTYIKHTIFHISNEEEDITSYSNFEKSEGYKNFLLRVRIFSRLTPNNKMDIIKDFIKYDYISGMCGDGSNDCGALKISHAGLALSDADTSVVSPFSSKNENIKSVIDVLREGRACLVTSINCYKYMLLYGFMISVVKIVLFMNAHAVMSEYGYLFFDNVILLLLAKSMTLSRPARKLKTQTPTSSIIGAQTIISLLSNLVVNFFFLYIIMVHFFYVYELPSSYDMNSSAPKSSWWLMSDNYESFLACVWFCFQIVNSAFIFTFGGKYRKSIFSNYTFMGYYCLINSFLFYLTVGGPNRLTCLFRMNCNDEVSRKTKFKILDLFSYSASGLSFYGPNGNNILTTGHKIKFLFLNFLNIAVNICISKYVLCEPLYNMVRRFFNFQNRKVPV; translated from the exons ATGGGCCGGGTTTGCAAAGCGGACAGCCTCCCATTGACCTACTCCGAACTTACGTACATCTGCTTCTTCTACCTCTTCCTGCTGATAAGTTTCCTAGTATGGTGTGTACGCAAAAATAGATTTAGAAACCAAATAAATGAAAGGCATAAATGGAAGAATACCGAATCCcacggaaaaaatgaaaatgtcgAATTTTTTAACTACATTTTTGAGCAGGGCGAAGAAGACGACTCAGATGACATTGTAGTTCGACAAGAAGGGTACCAAAATAGTTTTGTCGGCTTTGCACTGAAAAATGCATCCATCTTCCTGTACGTATGTACCCATATCATTATCGTCTTCTTAATTGCAAATGAGTATTGCATACACGAGGGGGCTGAAATCTTCTGGAATGATCGtgcctttattttcttcatttttctcctcctctgtTTTTCCATTACGTATGGAATTTTGACAGTGAGAAAGCATCTGCAGAGCTTTTTTTTGAAACCCTCTCTTCTAAAGGAAAGTGATTATGTCTTGATATACACCAGGAGCGATGACTACGCCAACAGGGGTAAGAGTTCCCTTAGGCGAAGTTTCTTCCATGCCCTTAGTTGGGCTAAGAGATGGTATCACATGTTGGGAAAACGTTTCCGACATTATGCAAATGTGTATATGAGCTACCAGGCGATGATAAAGCGTACACTTTTTTTAGAATTTTTGAAATGGAGCTTCATTCACGGGGACGCAGAATTTGGAAGTACGCGCTCAGGCAACAGTCAGGAGGAGAGATGTCACCCTCTTGGGGGTGGACAAAAGGATAGCCACCATATAAAATATGAAGACATTTTGGAAGATACTCGTTTGTTAAGCGGATACACGAGGAAGGGATATTCTTTGGGTCACCACGAAAAGGGGGCCAACAAAATAGCAGGAAAGGCGACGGGAAAAACGGGAGGAAAAGCGGAATCGCGGGTAGGGAACAAGGCAGAAGCCTCTTCCCCACCCCTGACAGTACACAAGATAAAGGTGCAgataaacgaaaaaaatatgcgctACTTCTTCTTCAGAAGCATGAAGTACGTATACAACGAGGAGAAGGACGCATTCCACAACATTGCGCACACCATTGAGGAAAAGGTGCAAAGCCTCGACTTCAACTacttattaaaaaaaggaggactGAACAATAGCGAAATTATTAACAACCTAAATGACTACGGTTACAATAATATACACCTTGAattctgctccttttttaaaagcatAAAAAGAGAGCTATTAGATGGTATCTACATGTTCCAGCTATTCATAAcgtacaaaaattttttctggaAGGAGATGATAACTTCGCTCATTTGGCTAGTCATCTCCTTCATAAGCGTTGTcaacaaaattatgaaaaatcaaaaaaataaaagagaaatttaTGACAATATCCAGTCCACCAACAACACCGTCGTGACTGTCTATAGAAATTCAATCGTTCAACATGTTCCCTCCAGTAACTTAACCATAGGAGATGTGATAATTATCAATTCAAAGATGACTATGCCGTGTGATTGTCTTCTACTGACGGGTCAAGTTTTAGTAGATGAAAGTTTGTTAACTGGGGAATCCAGACCAATGAAAAAAACGTGCATATCGAATTTGAGTTCCTTCAACTCCTTTAACAATAGGACATATTCATCTTCTAGtgattctttttcctttggaGGAACCTccaaggagaagaaacaacAATGGAAGAATACCTCACCACATGCAGCCAATCCGATGAGTGGAAATTTCACCGGCAATACTAATCATGAGAAATTTACCAAGGGGAAGTACCAGAACGCGAAGCGAAATTTCCATCAAAATAATATTCTATACTCCGGCACGGACATCATTTCCACGATGAATTCCACAGAAAGCATCTACGCTGTGGTGATCAGTGTGAGCATATATACCTACAAGGGAAAGTACATGCAGAATGTTCTCTTCCCAAATCCACTCCTTTTCAAATACGACTCACAACTACCCATCGTCTTTCTCTTCACAATTCTCTTTTCGCTAATATGCATGTACTTCCAAATACGTTCCTTGGGATTTAACATGACCTCAATATTTTACACCATCGGGACAATGTCACAGATATTACCTGTCTGGACCCCGGTTGTTCTGAACATGGGGTTAAATATATCAACCAACAgattgaaggaggaaaaaaacattcggTGCATTGCTCCATCAAGAATTCCCATTTGTGGAAAAattagaatatttttttttgacaaaacGGGCACACTGACAGGCCACAAAATTGAATTTTCAGGCGTTCATTTTAGCAATAACGTTTTGAATGAACAGAGGGTACATCTGTCTGCACTGGATAACCATAGCAGGAGCGTATCCGACGATACGTACGATGTGAAGTATGAAAGTTATTACCCATCCAGTAAAGTGAACATGAGTTCGGTTAGGAAGAATGGATCGCCTAGAATGGAGTCTGCCCATCCGGTGGAAAGCAGCCTCCCCCATGGAGCGACTTCCTCCTCGGGAGGTAGCTCACGTAgagataaaaattttgtagcGCCGGAAAgccaaaagggggaagaccATTTAGTAACTCTGGATCATATGGACGGGTCAGGTCGCACAAACGAGGAAGGCCCCTTAGCAGAGATGGATCATAGGGACGAAGCAGACCGCGCAGGTGGGGAGTCTGTGCGCTCCCTTTACTCAAGCGTCGAGGAGGAAGATTTCCCCGCGGTGGCCGATTTAGTCCAAGCCGCGAGCAGCGCGAATAGAAACGAAGGAGATTTGGCTCTAGGCGAAAGCGGCCTGGTTATAGGGGGTAGCGGCCTAGTTGTAGGGGGTAGCAGCCTAGTTGTAGGGGGCAGCAGCCTGGTTGTAGGCCAAATGGGAGTAAATACTGATGACATGAACCGCGTGAGGGAAACCCCCGACGGAGACGAAGCCAGCCAACTCTCCAGCGGAGACGTATTCCAAAGCTACGACGAAAcggatgaaaataaaaacctcGAAAATCAGGAGAAGGATATTTCCCCtgggggggaagaggaacaTGAAAGGAACCCCGATGATGGAGAACACATTGAAGGAGGTAACCTTTCAACTTTGCCAAATGACGAGATGAAAATTTTCGACGAAGAACCATTTTTACGTGAAGAGGTGGAACAACACCCCCCCGAGGGAAATAGCATTTCCATCGATATGGACACAGATGAATCCCCAAAGAGAgccaagaaggagaaggaaaataccCCCATTGTGGGACGTGAAAATGCCAGTCAAAAGTCAGccgaagaagaagcagagcagacggaaggagaagaagcacCGATGAGAAGCTGCCACTTCAATGAATCCAATTCTTCCATGAATTCTGTGACATCACTCCTTTACAATAGCAAACTGATGTGGGCAAATAAAGCCACCCTGAAAAATACCCCTCCAAGTTATCACTTACTAGTGTATGCCCTGGCAGGATGCGCCTGTGTGTACAGCGATACCAACACGGACAATGTATATGGACACGAAATAGATAAAAGATTATTCGAAGCCacggaaatgaaaataagtAATTACATTAATAAACACAACATGAACGTGAAAAAAGTGTCGCTAAAAATtaattacacatataaatatttcgACATTTTGAAGACATTTGAATTTGATTACTTCACAAAAATATCGACCACGCTAGCATATGGGTACTTTGATTTCGgggagaaaatttttgtagttttttcaaaaggctcttttgataaaatttacaaaaaatgcattaaaaatgaagaaatacaattttttaaaaagaaagaacaagaaTATAGTAAAAATGGTTTCTACGTAATTGGATTAGCTTTTAGAATCATATGTGGCATGTCTTTTCAGGAAATATTACAGCTACCAAGGGAGGAGTTAGAAAAGGATATGAGCTTCTTATCGCTCATCATGTTTAGCAATTACATCAAGAAGGATGCCGAGTTGGTTGTTCAAACGTTGAAGAGCTCTTCCATCAGACCAGTCATTCTTACTGGCGATAATGCGTACAATTGCCTCTACGTAGGTAATAAAATTGGTCTCTTCAATAGCATTAACTTTTACGAATCCTTCCTCTCCATCAATATGAACTCGAACACAAACACCAGCTCCAACTCGGCGGAGAAAATACTAAACGAACGAGAAAACCTCTTCCTTTCCACCGAGACGAAATTTTTgtcttttgaaaattttatcaaatcGAACGCACAAGTAGGAAAGGGCGACGAAGAAAGTGTCCTTGGGACAGCGGCCAACAACTTTGCCCAGTCCTCTCATCAGCAGGCGGAATACCACGCTGATTTCTACGTCCCACAGCGAGAGGGTACTGATGGGTTCGggcaaaggagaagggacGGGGCTCTTCCTATAGGACGAACACatacaaaaggggaagaagtgGGAAAAGTACAAAATAATAACCTCTTCATGGGGGCATCTTCCAAAATCTACCGCGATATGGATGAGGACTACACGGGGGGCGAAAGGACGACACTGATCCAACGAGGACAAACGTCTGCAAAGGGGGGCTTGGAAAATGGACATGCTCCCCCCCACCAAGGAAGCAGCGCTAAAAGCCGAAACAGTTACAACAGTGTGGACGAATACAAGGCAGACCGAGGGAGCGAGGAcaggggggaagaggaacCCTTCCTCGAAGCAGTTAGCCAAATGAATCCACCGCAAAGCAAAAACTCCTACTACATTTACGAACAAAACGAACAACGAAGCGAAAATGTTATTATCTACGGATACGTGCAAGAAGCCTCGAGCGACCTTATATTCGTGAACatacaaaatgataaaagagTTAATTCAGAAGAAGTGCTCTTTGGGAATATGTacaaagaaattattttaacaGGGGAAGCATACACTTACATAAAGCACACTATATTTCACATCTccaatgaagaggaagatataACTTCCTATAGTAACTTTGAGAAGTCGGAAGGATATAAAAACTTTCTTCTACGTGTACGAATTTTCTCCAGGTTAACTCCAAATAACAAGATGGATATCATCAAGGATTTCATAAAATACGACTACATCTCTGGTATGTGTGGCGATGGAAGTAATGATTGTGGAGCTCTAAAAATTTCTCATGCAGGGTTAGCCTTATCAGATGCGGACACCTCAGTTGTATCTCCATTTAgtagcaaaaatgaaaatataaaaagcgTCATTGATGTTTTGAGAGAAGGTCGAGCTTGTCTAGTCACATCTATTAACTGCTACAAGTATATGTTACTCTACGGGTTCATGATATCAGTTGTAAAGATTGTTCTTTTTATGAATGCTCATGCAGTTATGTCTGAATATGGCTACCTGTTCTTCGATAATGTCATCCTTCTATTGCTAGCTAAATCCATGACACTTTCCAGGCCAGCtaggaaattaaaaacgcAAACTCCCACCTCAAGTATCATTGGTGCGCAGACTATCATTTCTTTACTCTCCAATTTGGttgttaactttttttttctttatataattatggtgcactttttttatgtgtatgaATTACCATCGTCTTATGATATGAACAGCTCTGCTCCCAAGTCTTCTTGGTGGCTCATGAGCGACAACTACGAGAGCTTCTTGGCCTGCGTGTGGTTCTGTTTCCAAATTGTCAATAGCGccttcatttttaccttCGGCGGGAAGTACCGCAAGTCCATCTTCTCCAACTATACCTTCATGGG GTACTACTGCCTTATCAACAGCTTCCTGTTCTACCTGACAGTCGGAGGGCCAAACCGACTCACGTGCCTCTTCCGAATGAACTGCAACGACGAAGTTTCCAGAAAAACGAAATTCAAAATTCTAGACTTATTCTCCTACTCAGCTAGCGGACTAAGTTTCTACGGCCCAAACGGAAACAACATTCTCACCACAGGCCACAAAAtcaaattcctttttctaaattttcttAATATTGCCGTTAACATTTGCATATCCAAGTACGTTTTGTGCGAGCCTCTGTACAACATGGTAAGGCGGTTCTTCAACTTCCAAAATAGGAAGGTCCCCGTTTAG
- a CDS encoding 60S ribosomal protein L31, putative codes for MVKAVKKQKKTLKPVTKVITINLSKLTHDVCYKRKAPRAIKEIRNIAGKLMHTKDVRLDVKLNKFIWSKGIRNPPKRVRVKIERKRNEDEDSKEKMYTIVQHVMVDTYKGLLNECEVNE; via the exons atggtgaaag CTGTtaagaagcagaagaaaaCCCTTAAACCAGTGACAAAGGTCATCACCATAAATCTGAGCAAGTTGACGCACGATGTGTGCTACAAAAGAAAGGCCCCAAGAGCCATCAAGGAGATAAGGAACATCGCAGGAAAGCTCATGCATACAAAG GACGTACGTTTGGACGTTAAATTGAACAAGTTCATATGGTCCAAGGGCATCAGGAACCCACCCAAGAGAGTTCGcgtaaaaatagaaagaaagagaaacgAAGATGAGGACTCCAAGGAGAAAATGTACACAATTGTTCAACACGTCATGGTTGACACCTACAAGGGATTACTTAACGAATGCGAAGTGAACGAGTGA